The stretch of DNA atggcaaaataaatataaatatttatgatagGAACATGTCCCTTGTTTTATGCATTCTAGATGGGTGTACTCTCAATTCTGCCTCCTCCATCCTTCAACTTCCATTAAGCATTAACCCTTGCCTTATCTTTTTCCTCAGTGTATGTCTGTCGGCCCGGATCGAACTGCTCTGCTGCGGTTCGCTTGGCCCACTCACcagagccaaagtcaaagcacacacaaaaaatgttaaaagaaAATCCCCAAAAATCGTAGACAACGGAAAGCACAAGACCCGAAAATAGAAACGAAGATGGAAAAgttaaacatttcaatttgagcATCGCTTTAATTAGCATGCGCTTGTTCattgttttccgtttttggTGCTATCCATCGAGCGTTTGATTTGTTGTCTCGCTGTTGGTTTGGCTTTTAGCTCTTGGCTTGATTAGCGTGCACCGGCAGAGGCCTGACATTGCTGCCAAGCTTGGCCCGGAAAGCAGGCCGAGTGCCCTGGTCTTTGACAGCTACGGCGACTCCgatccgactctgactctgtccTCTGGTTGGCAGCGCACTCTTTGTGGGTGGCCCCCCTAAACGGCTTAGTGGTTCGCTTTGCTACTTTTTCCCTCTGGGCCACCTTTTGTTCGGCCACGGGGGCTTTCTTGGCCATGCTGATGATTGCTGTGAAATTGGCAATGTTTAATGGTCGCCCCAGCTCAAGTGTCTTTTGTGTCTTTTGGCCCTAACTACTTTCCTCTTCgatgagtttttctttttttcgacACAATACGCTTAATTCGTAGGACTTTCTCTTTGATTCTCTGGTCAGGGGATAGAAAtggacaatggacaatggaCTGAACATTCAACTAATGACTAAAACTTGGCTAATCAAGATTTAAGCTATATTGTCGAACGTTTTGTCGAATTGGTTGCGGAAATCGCAGTTGATTTGGGAGCATAAATGTTTCCACTTATttcgaaaattatttaatattactaaaTATAATCTAAGTTCTCCTTTAATTCCGATATTagtactttaaatatttaatcaaatatCCAATTCCTTTCTAATCAAACTCCAGTCAATCTCTGATTCAAATCTCCCTCGTGAATTCCACCCATTTTTTGGGTCAAACGAACACACCCCAAAATCGAAGCGGTGCAGCTTGAAGGCGTGTCAATCCATAATTATCGTCTAGTCTATCGGTAGTAATACAATTTTCGATATGCTACCaagcggcaatggcaatccaTTCCAATCTGCGCCACAAGCTGCTCTATCTGCCGCACAACatcaagtggaagtggcagtgaCGGGCATGTGTCAATGCTGCGTGGGTCGCGCTCGCCCCAGCTGTAAATGTGAACCGAAAGCGACTCCACACCAGTCCGtggcatatgcaaattgctcGAGGCTGGAAAATCACAGCAGCCAGAAAatgcaccacaaaaaaaaagtatttgtgGAAGCTGTGACTATGGTTGGgagggggctgctgctgttgaaagATTGCTAATTGACAATTATAGTCaacttattgttgttgctggtaaGTTTTATGACACCGGTTGCACTGCCTCCAGGCATAGTTTGAAAGACTTGGGCGTAGGCTATGGATGGCGGCACGACAAGAcgaaaataaagtgaaattatgcagcaaaaatattttaggactgaatttacataaatttctaaaaatataaatagctTCTCATGGTATTACAAACCTCTATTAAAATTCGTAGCTTGGTTCAAATGATGTAAAACTATCGTTAACAATCGTTTATCACACACATCTCTAGCTGCGCGGCTAATCCAAATGTGGGCGGGATTCATGGCTTGCCGGCGCTTAAAACAAACTCCAACTAAAACAGCTTTGCAGCGATTATTTAGGCGCTATCAGGCAATGAACGCTCCCATctaaattatagaaaatttaGCATTTCCGGGTGTATCAGCTGCCGCGGTGAGCGTTGCCGTTGTCCGGCAGCTGCCACGATAAATCAATGAAATCGTCGCCCCGCATTTGAATATTAATGAACCCTTTCCTTGCACTTTCACCGACCGACAGAGGGGCTCCAGTTTATCAGCGTGTGAAtgaagccacacacacagcatggGCCACAGGTGTAAATTGACTTTCCCTTTGAAGGATACTGCGACTCTCAAGGTCTCAAGGACCTGGTCGACGGGGGCATAATTAACACCGCGGCTTTTCCCACGCAGCATGCGTGTGTATCTAATAGATACACTAATAGCCGCCGAGAACAAAGACCGAGATGCTATATAGAGAAGAAATTAGAATTATCCAAAAATACAGAAGCGCTAAACTCGGGGAATCAAACGCGCCGCTCCAGGCCGCTGCACTGCGGCGAAACTCAATCACAAAACCGAAtgctcaaatatttgtgtgattAGTCCTTATCAATAGGCAGGTCAGgtagctgcctgctgcctgctgctgccgggtATACGGAACAGCAACCGGGATGGATTCCATGTCGAGCTGGGACCCACTGTGGCTAAAGTCGAGCGCTGAGCCTGCGGTGGTCGCCggggccgccgccgccgttgaTTCCTTTCTCGTTTAGCATCCTGCTGCGACGGCAATTGGCTTCGAGTTTCGATTTTTTGTTAATAGACCTTTGCCCTTTGTCTTCAGACGCCTTGACGCCTTTTGTGCTGCCGTCTTTGCCTCTTCCtctgcggatgctgctgcttctgccgctgctgtggcctTTGTTCTCTGCTGATTGTTGCAACAATTCccatttgtttcaattaaaaggATTTGaagatttgtttgttgttttgggccTGTACGTGTCAGCATTTCAAGTTGGCCAAAATGTGTGCACAATTGCAAATTGGCTTAAAGTCAAACTGCTGCACGATGTCCAGCGAGACTGATTAGATGagtaaaaaacataaaacaaagaGAATTTCCTAATTTTTGTAAGTCTAGGAGCATATTGGGTGCTGAGTTAGCATTTGCTACGTAATGTATTAAATTTAGGCAATTGTTGTGAGTTACATAGGTACAATGGATAACATTTGGGACAAAAATCTATCAAAGTTCTATAAATAATTTGGGGCTagtgaacatttttgtgtgttcggGCGTCGTATTCGCtgtctatttatttattttgctgattaaaataattgcagaGTAATTATCCTCAGAACAAGGTTATTTTTCTAGGTTATACTACCAAATATATTTACTATTTTTACCATAAACAATAGTGAATACATAATAGTGAAGTCCCCTACATATTTCCCTTGACTCTTCGCTTGACCAAGTACATATCCGATGCTAAATTTCAGCCAAATTTTGGTAGAAACCAATTTAAATCATTAAACATGGAATATTGCCTTTCGAAATTATTAATACTAATATTTCCAAACAGAAGACATTGCTTGTAGCTGTAAAAGCTCCCTGAGCTTATCTTTTAATGGTTAAACAATCGCATTGGAATTTCatctaaaatataaaaagccGTCGGCTCTGGTGTAGTAGAATTTTTACCGCTGAATACAGAACCACAAGCCATACAATTTCCACCCATAAACCGCTACGAAATTTCATTATCGCACTAACTAAACAATTACTAAGCAATAACTAAACAATTAGTAGTAACAAACAATATCCAAGCAATTTGTCTCAATTAAGTAAGACTGCACTTAATCAATATCCAGTGTaagtccatccatccatccatccatccatcgaaaGAGATGGCTCCACGAagccaaattaatttccaaatgTCTTCGAAATTATGcacattttttatataatttcccCTACTCGTGAtattgtttctctttttttgtctttctcCCAAATTAATGGTTCGTTTTTCTtgcagcaaattaattgcaaacgCTTGACAATTAAACGCGGGCTGCCTCCAGGGGAACGGCTCTCTGTTGGGTGCGGGTCATCGTCATTATGCTTAAGCGGGGGGTGGTGGGAAGGGTGGTTCCGGGGAGCATAGACGACAGCTCTCTGGATCTGACTCTGCCACGGCCTCTGCCATGGCCTCTGTTGGCTTTTGGAGTTGTGAAAACTTTGCAGCGACGACGACTAAAATACTAAATACAGTCTCGTTACAAGCTGAGGAGCGTCGCTATTGTTGTCTCGCTCTTGCACGGCGGCCACATGATGAACGCCATAATTACCGTTACGTATACTCCACCattgctatttttttgttgctgtagccGATTGGTGCTGAACAGGCCGGCAAGAGCGAGATAGTGAATCAGGCCAACCGACTCACTCTAACACACGCGGCTAATGGGAAACTGGTTCTCTCgcaaagagaaggaaagagtgagagagaaacgaCGTCGACGCTGCCGCTTGTTGTGCAGTTATGATTTGATTGCCGAGGCCGCGCCGTGCTGGGTTGTTGTTTAACCACCGACAAACGAGACACGAAACGAACGACGCGACGCAACGAAGAGacgagagagccagagagatgCTAAAGAGACGCTGAGCAACAGAGCGAGacagcacgcacacagagcGCGAGAGACGCAGGgcggcagagcgagagagaccgAAAGAGAGCGTGTCAGTGCGGAGCGGAGCGAAGCGGGCAGCAAAAGAACTGAAGAAATATCGACGTGTCTAGTTAGCGAACCAATCTTCAAATCTATTTCGAACGTCGAGTTGAGAGGTCCTCCTATTGGAtcagcgtcgtcgtcgtttgcCCTCGTTAATCGTCTATCGCTCACCCGCCTGACACCCAGAGACTCACAGAGATAAATCGAGATACGTCCCGTGCCGTGCAGTTCGAAAGTAAACGCCAAGTGTAGCAATCGAATCAGTGTGCAATCAGATCAGTCGCTTCTGGCACCTGCAAGAAGGAGACACAGTTTAGTGCTTTGAGCGATACCAAAGTGACAAGTAATACCCGCCAGACCGTAGCTTAGATGCTCTGTCCTCCAACCATGCGCCCGGCCAGCCCCGCCGAATCGGAGATCTCCGTCGGAGGAGCTCCCAGTCCGCTGCccacgcagctgcagcaccagcaccagcatcatcCGCATGCCCTCCACCACCAGCTGCACCATCCGCGTGCCAGCACCATCGacttgctgcagcagcagcagttcctcATGCAACAtcatgccgccgccgcagcagcggctgccgctgGACTCACACGCGGTGCCGTCGGCAGTCTGCCGGAGGACTACTTTCAGCCGCTGAAGCGTTTGCGcatgtcctcctcctcgtcggagCCGCGGGAGCACACGCCCAGTCCACCAGCCCTGGCTCCGGCACCCACTGCCGCCGAGTGCCAGCCACAGACCACCACCAAGTCGGCCATCGAGGGTGTCAAGAGCTTTTCCATTGCCGACATTTTGGGGCACTCGCAGAAGCAGCGCTCGGAGTCGGTGTCGCCACCGCCGGCTGCCACACTGCTGGCCCCACCTGCCAACCGGCCATCCTCTGGCCTCCTCCAGCCACGCACCGAGCCCTTGGATGCCCAccatgcggcggcggcagccatgCTCCTGCCCGGAGCACAGATTGTACGCCCCTGGGATCACCTGCTCGGCCCCATGCCCGTGCGCCCCTTCATTCCCTCGGCCCTGCTCCACTACGAGCAGCGCCTGGCCCTGGACTACCAccgccagctgcaggagcactTCAACGCCCAGGCCCAGCTGCTGCGCCACATGGGCATGGACATCATTCCCTCGGAGAGCGGCTCGGACCGCTCCAGCTCCGCGGCCAGCGATTGCTGCTCTCCGGAGATTTCCCGCGActcggccgctgctgctgccgccgctgctgcccgccacagccacagtccgcAGTCCTCTGCTCAGGTGGCAGCCGAACGTGAGCGCCACCATTCAGCTGGATCGGCAAGCGCCTCCAGTCCGTCACAGAACAGCAGTGGAACGGGAGGCGCATCCAGTGGAGGCAacgctgctgcagtcgctgctgccaaGGCCAAGGCCAATGGCACACCG from Drosophila subobscura isolate 14011-0131.10 chromosome O, UCBerk_Dsub_1.0, whole genome shotgun sequence encodes:
- the LOC117899168 gene encoding homeobox protein engrailed-1, encoding MRPASPAESEISVGGAPSPLPTQLQHQHQHHPHALHHQLHHPRASTIDLLQQQQFLMQHHAAAAAAAAAGLTRGAVGSLPEDYFQPLKRLRMSSSSSEPREHTPSPPALAPAPTAAECQPQTTTKSAIEGVKSFSIADILGHSQKQRSESVSPPPAATLLAPPANRPSSGLLQPRTEPLDAHHAAAAAMLLPGAQIVRPWDHLLGPMPVRPFIPSALLHYEQRLALDYHRQLQEHFNAQAQLLRHMGMDIIPSESGSDRSSSAASDCCSPEISRDSAAAAAAAAARHSHSPQSSAQVAAERERHHSAGSASASSPSQNSSGTGGASSGGNAAAVAAAKAKANGTPLDALFQMTTKDFDESQDKSHLDIFSNRPQPKKKRKSRTAFTNHQIFELEKRFLYQKYLSPADRDEIAASLGLSNAQVITWFQNRRAKQKRDIEELKKDFDSVKVFSAHKSFLENVNDLSILKKKPMHEADMVGLAAAAAAAGMVTVQVPGSSASAMGGAPPK